The following are encoded together in the Kwoniella europaea PYCC6329 chromosome 1, complete sequence genome:
- a CDS encoding 40S ribosomal protein S4-A encodes MVHLEFRYLLVSYSRHQALKMGRGPKKHLKRLAAPSSWMLDKLGGTYAPRPSPGPHKLRESLPLTVFLRNRLKYALTGREVTAIVKQRLIKVDGKVRTDETFPAGFMDVITIEKSGEHFRLLYDIKGRFTIHRITPEEATFKLLKVKKHQLGAKGVPYLVSHDGRTIRYPDPAIKVNDTVKFDFVQNKIVDHIKFEPGNVVMVTGGRNMGRSGVIVHKERHLGGFDIVHVKDVLDRTFATRLSNIFVIGEGAKAQVSLPKGKGVKLSIAEERDQRRRQRAQDA; translated from the exons ATGgttcatcttgaatttcGATACTTGTTAGTCTCTTACTCTAGACATCAAGCATTAAAAATG GGTCGAGGTCCTAAGAAGCATTTGAAACGATTGGCAGCACCATCCTCATGGATGCTCGACAAGTTGGGCGGGACCTAC GCTCCTCGCCCTTCTCCCGGTCCTCACAAACTCCGAGAATCCCTCCCTCTCACCGTCTTCCTTAGAAACAGATTGAAGTACGCTTTGACCGGACGAGAGGTCACCGCTATCGTCAAGCAAAGACTCATCAAAGTCGACGGTAAAGTTAGAACCGATGAGACTTTCCCTGCTGGTTTCATGG ATGTCATCACCATTGAGAAATCAGGTGAACACTTCCGACTCTTATACGACATCAAAGGTCGATTCACCATCCACCGAATCACTCCTGAGGAAGCCACTTTCAAGCTTTTGAAAGTAAAGAAGCACCAACTCGGTGCTAAAGGTGTACCTTACCTTGTTTCCCACGATGGACGAACCATCCGATACCCTGACCCCGCTATCAAAGTCAACGATACCGTCAAGTTCGACTTTGTGCAAAACAAGATCGTTGACCACATCAAGTTCGAGCCTGGAAATGTGGTTATGGTTACCGGTGGACGAAACATGGGTCGATCAGGTGTTATCGTACACAAGGAGAGACATTTGGGTGGTTTCGATATCGTTCACGTTAAGGATGTTTTGGACCGAACTTTCGCtaccag ACTCTCTAACATTTTCGTTATCGGTGAAGGTGCCAAGGCTCAAGTATCCTTACCTAAGGGTAAGGGTGTTAAGCTTTCCATCGCCGAGGAgagagatcaaagaagaagacaacGAGCTCAAGATGCTTAA
- a CDS encoding transcription elongation factor SPT5, with translation MSDIEDPSSPVDLKSEDERPVTKKRPRIVDPDEEDDVDDADEVAKADDEKAEEDVENDLDEDEDDEDDEEDEDDDEENDGERRRKRRRKQKRYRFLDVEAEVDDEDEEEDEDNDYGDVAEFIDEAPEEGAAQSDYQHRRLDRTIGRNEEEDVQDIVQRLKERHARTAAARYNGDSDAVPQRLLMPGVNDPSLWRVYVKTGREAAICASIFRKVFSQQYSANPIEVISVFFRDSLQGMIFLEARQSAAVSAAIAGIVGIFPSRGVSLVPIEEMAPLLKIKKKDVNLTPGMWIRMKRGKHTGDLAQVVDTDQITSGVVGIKFIPRIDLTPREKRKERAANGKGFTSSIKPPSRLFSYDDVRKIYGRQSVRQGAQGSYFFDNDEYIDGFCVKDVKINVIESENVNPTLEEISRFSGDDQSTAKFDLSAIADANKNLTVSVLLPGDQVEVYEGEQTGLYGVVETVTSDVISIKAIGGEVHDQIIEVPSRSVRKRFDIGEHVKVLAGKNQDATGMVVEVKGDVVTLMSDQGEQEIKVFSKDIRKAADTSNTTKTGGLYDLHDLVMLDSTTAAVVTKIEGALLRVLDQNGAARSVTPDQVTLRRDNKRLAVATDSQGNDMKVGDNMKETEGENRQGEVINIFRSLFVFLHNRDLTENNGVFVARVQSLISVTPKSAVSDLGKINPALNQQLPYGGASLMPPPATNINRNRLINTLVVVIKGTSKGLLGTIRDIQGDNARVELKTNNKTLTIALTSLKRKDQKTGATFPLEAGGGPGGYGRGVGAGGYDVNPYNGAPMNGGQTPGGFGGRTPAARFGQTPNPYAAGGVGGGKTPNPYAAGAGAGGRTPAPGWGAGGKTPAPGWGGAGGKTPGWAGSGGKTPAPGFADGGRTPAWGAGAAGMGGKTPNPYGAGAGPSGGRTPAPAGSTYGSGMDAGGSRYNNGPITAPTPYGGPPTVQSAPTPAAPSNPYSAPTPYGAPTPFAGPPTYAAPTPGAALSAPTPGLGGPTPYGAPTPFGAPTPYGGGAGSGPQVATGGIPWDWALDFRNVIVEVGSSSKPNSRSPLHFQRGAHDGKRFGYDQINGESCHCISLDDSSIIEDIPAEYLRPCKPDQPGQVVVCIGGGPEQKGQQRTTRYENDGSWMMEMDHGDLGALVVDSGDLCRIWKM, from the exons ATGTCAGATATTGAAGATCCGTCTTCACCTGTTGACCTGAAATCCGAAGATGAGAGACCAgtaacgaagaagagg CCAAGAATAGTAGATCCTGACG aagaagat GACGTTGATGATGCAGATGAAGTAGCAAAAGCAGACGatgagaaagctgaagaggacGTAGAAAATGATTtagacgaggatgaagatgatgaagatgacgaggaggacgaggatgatgatgaagagaatgatg GTGAAAGGCGTCGAAAg CGTCGGAGAAAGCAAAAGAGATATAGGTTCTTGgatgtcgaagctgaagtagatgatgaagacgaagaggaagatgaggataatGATTATGGAGATG TCGCCGAGTTCATCGACGAAGcacctgaagaaggagcTGCTCAGAGTGATTACCAACATCGAAGATTGGATCGAACGATCGGTAGaaacgaggaagaagatgtacagGATATAGTAcagagattgaaagagagacaTGCCCGAACGGCTGCAGCGAGATACAATGGTGATAGTGATGCTGTACCTCAGAGGTTGTTGATGCCCGGTGTGAATGATCCTAGTTTATGGAGGGTATATGTCAAG ACTGGTAGAGAAGCTGCAATTTGTGCCTCTATCTTCCGAAAAGTCTTCTCCCAACAATATTCGGCCAACCCCATTGAGGTAATCTCAGTATTCTTCCGAGACTCACTGCAGGGAATGATTTTCCTTGAAGCTCGACAATCTGCCGCTGTCAGTGCTGCTATCGCCGGTATCGTCGGTATCTTCCCCTCAAGAGGTGTATCGCTTGTACCCATTGAGGAAATGGCTCCTTTGCTCAAGATTAAGAAGAAGGACGTAAACTTAACACCAGGAATGTGgatcaggatgaagaggggtAAACATACGGGTGACTTAGCTCAGGTGGTAGACACGGATCAGATCACAAGTGGAGTAGTCGGAATCAAGTTCATACCTAGGATCGATCTCACCCCtagagaaaagaggaaagagagagcAGCCAACGGGAAAGGATTCACATCTTCTATAAAACCACCTTCAAGATTGTTTTCATACGACGATGTTAGGAAAATCTATGGTCGACAGAGTGTGAGACAAGGTGCTCAGGGAAGTTATTTTTTTGATAATGACGAATACATCGATGGGTTCTGTGTCAAAGACGTCAAGATCAATGTGATTGAAAGTGAAAATGTTAATCCAACTTTAGAAGAGATATCGAGATTTtcaggagatgatcaatctaCTGCTAAATTCGATTTATCCGCTATAGCAGATGCCAACAAAAACCTGACTGTGTCGGTTCTGTTGCCTGGTGATCAAGTTGAAGTGTACGAAGGTGAACAAACTGGATTATATGGTGTTGTCGAAACGGTAACTTCGGATGTAATATCGATAAAAGCTATAGGAGGTGAAGTGCACGATCAAATTATCGAAGTTCCCTCTAGAAGCGTGAGGAAAAGATTCGATATTGGTGAACATGTTAAAGTGTTGGCGGGCAAGAACCAAGATGCAACTGGTatggtggtggaagtgaaaggtgatgtggTTACATTAATGTCTGATCAAGGGGAACAAGAG ATCAAAGTGTTCTCGAAAGATATCAGAAAGGCCGCGGATACTTCCAACACGACTAAGACTGGTGGATTGTATGATCTGCATGACTTGGTCATGCTAGA TTCTACCACCGCTGCTGTTGTCACAAAAATCGAGGGAGCCTTACTGCGTGTACTAGATCAGAATGGTGCTGCTAGATCTGTCACACCCGATCAAGTGACATTGAGAAGAGATAACAAGCGATTGGCTGTTGCTACCGATTCTCAAGGAAACGATATGAAAGTGGGAGATAACATGAAAGAAACTGAAGGAGAG AATCGACAAGGAGAAGTGATAAACATATTCCGATCGCTTTTCGTCTTCTTACACAACCGAGATCTCACCGAGAACAATGGTGTATTCGTTGCTCGAGTTCAATCATTAATCTCAGTCACACCGAAATCTGCCGTAAGCGACTTGGGCAAGATCAACCCTGCATTGAACCAGCAATTACCTTATGGCGGTGCATCGCTCATGCCTCCTCCCGctaccaatatcaatcgaaATAGGTTGATCAACACACTTGTCGTGGTAATCAAAGGAACAAGTAAAGGTTTATTGGGTACAATTAGAGATATCCAAGGTGATAATGCCAGAGTGGAATTGAAGACCAACAACAAGACTTTGACGATTGCTTTGACTTCtctgaagaggaaaga CCAAAAAACAGGTGCAACTTTCCCGCTCGAAGCTGGTGGTGGACCTGGCGGGTACGGACGTGGTGTGGGTGCTGGTGGATATGATGTTAACCCTTACAATGGTGCTCCaatgaat GGCGGACAAACTCCTGGAGGTTTCGGTGGGAGAACTCCAGCTGCGAGATTCGGTCAGACACCAAATCCATATGCTGCAGGT GGTGTCGGAGGTGGCAAAACACCAAATCCCTACgctgctggtgctggtgcaGGAGGCCGAACACCCGCACCTGGCTGGGGTGCTGGTGGTAAGACCCCAGCGCCAGGATGGGGAGGTGCAGGAGGTAAAACTCCTGGATGGGCTGGTAGCGGTGGCAAGACACCCGCTCCTGGGTTTGCGGATGGTGGAAGAACGCCTGCTTGGGGTGCCGGAGCTGCTGGTATGGGTGGTAAAACACCTAATCCTTATGGGGCCGGTGCCGGACCTTCGGGAGGCAGGACACCTGCTCCGGCTGGATCTACGTATGGGTCTGGTATGGACGCTGGGGGATCAAGG TACAATAATGGACCTATCACTGCGCCCACACCATATGGAGGACCCCCAACTGTACAATCCGCACCTACTCCTGCTGCGCCATCTAACCCATACtctgcacctacaccttACGGCGCTCCCACACCATTCGCTGGTCCACCAACTTACGCTGCTCCTACACCCGGTGCAGCCTTATCAGCTCCTACACCAGGCCTAGGTGGCCCAACGCCCTACGGAGCACCTACGCCTTTCGGAGCTCCAACACCTTATGGTGGAGGTGCAGGCAGTGGTCCTCAAGTGGCAACAGGGGGAATACCTTGGGATTGGGCACTTGATTTCCGAAATGTCATAGTGGAAGTTGGATCCTCGTCGAAACCCAACAGTAGATCACCACTTCATTTCCAGAGAGGTGCTCATGACGGCAAGAGATTCGGCTACGATCAGATCAACGGAGAATCATGTCATTGTATCTCGCTTGACGATTCGAGTATCATCGAAGATATACCTGCTGAATATCTCCGACCCTGTAAACCCGATCAACCTGGACAGGTGGTCGTGTGTATTGGTGGAGGACCCGAACAGAAAGGTCAACAACGAACGACACGGTATGAGAACGATGgaagttggatgatggagatggatcatGGTGATTTGGGAGCTTTGGTGGTTGATTCGGGAGATCTTTGTAGGATCTGGAAAATGTAA
- a CDS encoding DNA repair protein RAD51, protein MASQEQDPFVGGEGEEDFDLMAPLLVAKLQEAGISAQDTKKLSDAGYHTVEAVAFTPKKTLCTIKGISEQKADKILTEACKMVPMGFTTATEMHSRRSELVHITTGSTGLDTILGGGIETGAITELYGEFRTGKSQICHTLAVTCQLPVSMGGGEGKCLYIDTEGTFRPVRMLAVAERYGLNGEEVLDNIAYARAYNADHQLQLLVQASAMMAESRFSLLIVDSCTSLYRTDFSGRGELSARQMHLAKFLRTLMRLADEFGIAVVVTNQVVAQVDGGQFAVADAKKPIGGNIMAHASTTRLNLRKGRGSSRVCKIVDSPCLPEAEAIFAINANGIGDPEEMKEQ, encoded by the exons ATGGCATCGCAAGAACAAGATCCTTTTGTCggtggggaaggtgaagaagatttcgatttgatggCTCCCTTGCTGGTGGCAAAattacag GAAGCAGGaatatcagctcaagatACGAAGAAACTCTCTGATGCAGGGTATCATACGGTCGAAGCTGTTGCTTTCACACCTAAGAAAACGTTATGTACGATTAAAGGTATAAGTGAACAGAAAGCCGATAAGATATTGACGGAAG CATGTAAGATGGTACCGATGGGGTTCACAACGGCTACGGAGATGCATTCGAGAAGATCTGAATTGGTACATATCACTACTGGATCCACGGGCTTGGATACAATCTtaggag GTGGTATTGAAACTGGTGCGATCACAGAATTATATG GTGAATTTAGAACTGGTAAATCTCAGATATGCCATACATTAGCAGTAACATGTCAG CTGCCCGTGTcgatgggaggtggagaagggaaatGTCTTTATATCGATACAGAAGGTACATTCCGACCGGTCAGGATGTTAGCAGTAGCAGAGCGTTACGGATTGAACGGCGAAGAAGTATTGGATAATATAGCTTATGCGAGAGCGTATAATGCCGATCATCAATTGCAATTGTTGGTACAGGCTAGTGCGATGATGGCTGAGTCTAG ATTCTCACTACTCATTGTCGATTCGTGTACTTCACTTTACCGAACGGATTTCTCTGGTCGAGGAGAATTATCAGCTAGACAGATGCATTTGGCTAAGTTCCTTAGAACACTCATGAGATTGGCGGATGAA TTCGGTATAGCCGTAGTAGTCACCAATCAAGTGGTAGCTCAGGTAGACGGCGGGCAATTCGCAGTAGCAGATGCCAAGAAACCTAT CGGGGGTAACATCATGGCTCATGCTTCGACAACGCGACTGAACCTCCGAAAAGGAAGGGGGTCATCGCGTGTGTGTAAGATCGTGGATTCTCCTTGTTTACCTGAAGCAGAAGCTATCTTCGctatcaa CGCCAATGGTATCGGTGAtccagaagagatgaaggagcAGTAA
- a CDS encoding 54S ribosomal protein L27, mitochondrial — translation MLGLTRPAISSSFSELGSQLFAGPSSLANQVRFASKAAGGKSRNGRESSGKRLGVKRFGDQYVPPGSILIRQRGQTFLPGQNVAQGKDFTLYAVQPGYVKFYQHHLPYPHLSRPDQPGPQNLAPVKRPRQLKQFVGIVADREERLPRDELSRGRERRFWGWPKENAEVVRQEGEVASL, via the exons ATGCTTGGTCTCACCCGTCCAGCCATATCATCGTCCTTCTCAGAGCTCGGATCTCAGTTATTCGCTGGACCATCCA GTTTGGCGAACCAAGTTCGATTCGCATCGAAAGCTGCAGGTGGTAAATCGAGGAATGGAAGGGAATCTTCAGGTAAGAGATTAGGAGTGAAGAGGTTTGGAG ACCAATACGTACCGCCCGGTTCCATCCTAATCCGTCAAAGAGGCCAAACCTTCCTCCCAGGGCAGAACGTCGCCCAAGGTAAAGATTTCACTCTATACGCCGTTCAACCAGGATATGTAAAATTCTATCAACATCACTTACCTTATCCTCATTTATCGAGACCTGATCAACCTGGTCCTCAAAACCTCGCACCAGTGAAGAGACCAAGGCAGTTAAAGCAGTTCGTAGGGATTGTAGCTgatagagaagagagattacCTCGTGATGAGTTGAGTAGAGGGAGAGAAAGGAGGTTTTGGGGTTGGCCTAAGGAGAATGCCGAGGTGGTAAggcaagaaggagaagtagctTCTTTATAG
- a CDS encoding dihydroxyacetone kinase — MTDRHIFPDHTTLVFRSLRGLVASNPYLNLIPSLKVVYRADHDSSKVSLICGGGSGHEPGTVGFVGKGLLSASVAGDVFASPSARQVNAAIKMVGSEKGVILIITNYTGDNLHFGLARLMAQSAGAKNVELVVVGDDVSVPRSRGKYLGRRCLAGITLVCKIMGAGSEADMSFDELVPLGRSLSSNTASIAVALDHCHVPGRSGDGDWHIEEGRCEIGLGLHNETGVFNIAQPGPEELITKLLDLLLKQDDPERSFVKFKDGDELVLLVNNMGAMSELEMGAVVDEVLVQLESRNIIPIRILQGPFMGSMNMPGISLSLLNLTNVAAENSFVSTSRLLELLDAPHNSPAWPATSQRYPLPEGLRNRKREDAFTEVEEEKEEVYTGGAKLIVDPKPIQQAMKTAAENILALEPQLTKWDTIVGDGDCGETCALGAKGVLSALSKGLGSNGDLVELFRTLTQVIDDSMGGTLGAIFSIFLAGLTTSLIKHAEANPDEKVNEEFFGKVVKEALDTLQQRTAARVGHRTVMDSLIPFAETLSNRGNLQNAVEECVKGGENTIKQEAKMGRAAYAGTGAERGEMPPDPGAMAFVEVIKAIGKVFA; from the exons ATGACAGATAGACACATTTTCCCCGATCACACCACCTTAGTATTTAGATCCCTTCGAGGTCTAGTAGCTTCCAACCcttacctcaacctcatcccatccctcaAGGTAGTCTATCGAGCAGATCATGATTCTTCCAAAGTCTCTTTGATCTGTGGAGGTGGATCCGGTCACGAACCCGGTACAGTTGGATTTGTGGGTAAAGGCTTGTTGTCTGCCAGTGTAGCGGGAGATGTATTTGCCAGTCCCAGTGCGAGGCAGGTCAATGCGGCGATCAAGATGGTCGGAAGTGAAAAGGGTGTTATATTGATCATCACCAACT ACACCGGTGATAACCTTCATTTCGGTTTGGCGAGACTTATGGCCCAATCTGCAGGAGCCAAGAACGTAGAGTTGGTGGTTGTCGGTGACGACGTATCCGTACCGAGATCAAGAGGGAAATATCTAGGTAGAAGATGTTTGGCAGGTATAACTTTGG TGTGCAAAATAATGGGAGCAGGTTCAGAAGCCGACATGTCATTTGACGAATTGGTACCCCTCGGTCGATCATTGTCTTCAAATACCGCTTCCATAGCTGTTGCATTGGACCATTGTCACGTACCGGGTAGAAGTGGTGATGGCGATTGGCATATTGAAGAAGGCAGATGTGAGATTGGACTAGGGTTGCATAACGAGACT GGAGTTTTCAACATTGCTCAACCAGGTCCTGAAGAACTAATCACCAAACTCCTCGACTTACTCCTCAAACAAGATGATCCCGAACGGTCGTTCGTGAAATTCAAGGATGGCGACGAACTTGTGTTGTTGGTAAACAATATGGGAGCGATGAGCGAGCTGGAAATGGGTGCCGTGGTAGATGAAGTGTTGGTACAACTTG AATCTCGAAATATCATCCCCATCCGTATACTCCAAGGGCCATTCATGGGCTCAATGAACATGCCCGgtatctccctctccctaCTCAACTTGACCAACGTCGCCGCCGAAAACTCGTTCGTATCTACCTCGAGACTTTTGGAATTGCTTGATGCACCTCACAACTCCCCCGCTTGGCCCGCAACTTCTCAGAGGTATCCCCTTCCCGAGGGTTTgaggaacaggaagagggaagatgcGTTTAcggaggtggaagaggagaaagaggaggttTACACTGGAGGGGCCAAGTTGATCG TCGATCCAAAACCTATTCAACAAGCTATGAAAACCGCTGCTGAGAATATATTAGCCCTGGAACCCCAACTGACCAAATGGGATACC ATCGTCGGTGACGGCGATTGCGGAGAGACCTGTGCCCTAGGTGCCAAAGGAGTTTTATCGGCCCTATCAAAAGGTCTAGGATCGAATGGAGATCTCGTAGAGCTCTTCCGAACCTTGACACAAGTCATTGACGATTCGATGGGTGGTACACTCGGAGCaatcttctcgatcttccTTGCGGGTCTTACAACCTCTCTGATCAAGCATGCTGAGGCGAATCCCGATGAAAAGGTCAACGAAGAATTTTTCGGTAAAGTTGtgaaagaagctttggatacTTTACAACAGCGTACAGCAGCTAGAGTAGGACATCGTACAGTTATGGATTCTCTCATTCCTTTTGCCGAAACCCTCTCCAATCGAGGTAATTTACAGAATGCTGTAGAGGAATGTGTGAAAGGTGGTGAGAATACGATTAAACAGGAGGCTAAGATGGGAAGAGCGGCTTATGCTGGTACGGGTGCTGAGAGAGGTGAAATGCCTCCTGATCCTGGAGCGATGGCTTTTGTAGAAGTTATTAAAGCTATAGGCAAGGTATTCGCTTGA
- a CDS encoding ribose 5-phosphate isomerase: MTKGSDLMSQPPYTIVLACDDAGHDYKSTLKSLLEADKRVKGVIDVGVHKNEEGKIDKTAYPHVAVDAARKIINGEADRGLLVCGTGMGVAISANKVPGIRASVAHDSFSVERLIKSNNAQILCLGQRVIGIEVAKKLVGEWLGHTFDPESASNEKVKTIHDYDGFEYEAVPGGCS, translated from the exons ATGACGAAAGGATCTGATCTCA TGTCCCAACCACCGTACACCATAGTCCTAGCATGCGACGACGCAGGACACGACTACAAGTCCACCTTGAAATCACTCCTCGAAGCTGACAAACGAGTCAAGGGAGTCATCGATGTTGGAGTACacaagaatgaagaagggaagatagaCAAGACTGCTTATCCCCATGTTGCTGTGGATGCTGCTAGGAAGATTATCAATGGAGAGGCTGACAGGGGTTTGTTGGTCTGCGGGACGG GTATGGGCGTAGCCATCTCCGCCAACAAAGTCCCAGGTATCAGAGCCTCCGTAGCCCACGATAGTTTCTCCGTTGAgcgattgatcaaatccaacAACGCTCAGATACTTTGTCTCGGCCAGAGAGTGATAGGTATAGAAGTAGCGAAGAAGTTGGTAGGCGAATGGTTAGGTCACACGTTCGATCCTGAAAGTGCATCAAATGAAAAAGTGAAGACTATACATGACTATGATGGGTTCGAGTATGAGGCTGTACCTGGTGGATGTAGCTAA